From one Mustela nigripes isolate SB6536 chromosome 16, MUSNIG.SB6536, whole genome shotgun sequence genomic stretch:
- the MLLT6 gene encoding protein AF-17 isoform X5, protein MKEMVGGCCVCSDERGWAENPLVYCDGHACSVAVHQACYGIVQVPTGPWFCRKCESQERAARVRCELCPHKDGALKRTDNGGWAHVVCALYIPEVQFANVLTMEPIVLQYVPHDRFNKTCYICEEQGRESKAASGACMTCNRHGCRQAFHVTCAQMAGLLCEEEVLEVDNVKYCGYCKYHFSKMKTSRHTGGGGGGTGGGGGTGGGGSGFIAGRRSRSASPSTQQEKHPSHHERGQKKSRKDKERLKQKHKKRPESPPSILAPPVVPTADKVPSSASSSSHHEASTQETSESSRDSKGKKSSSHSLSHKGKKLSSGKGVSSFTSASSSSSSSSSSSSSSSGGPFQPAVSSLQSSPDFSTFPKLEQPEEDKYSKPAAPTPSAPPSPSAPEPPKADLFEQKVVFSGFGPIMRFSTTTSSSGRTRAPSPGDYKSPHVSGSGASAGTHKRMPTLSAAPVPAEDTPETGLKEKKHKASKRSRHGPGRPKGSRNKEGTGGPAAPSLPNTQLAGFTATAASPFSGGSLVSSGLGGLASRTFGPSGSLPSLSLESPLLGAGIYTSNKDPISHGGSSGMLRAVCSTPLSSSLLGPPGTSALPRLSRSPFTSTLPSSSASISTTQVFSLAGSTFSLPSTHIFGTPMGAVNPLLTQAESSHTEPDLEDCSFRCRGTSPQESLSSMSPISSLPALFDQTASAPCGGGQLDPAAPGTTNMEQLLEKQGDGEAGVNIVEMLKALHALQKENQRLQEQILSLTAKKERLQILNVQLSVPFPALPAALPAANGPVPGPYGLPPQAGSSDSLSTSKSPPGKNSLGLDNSLSTSSEDPHSGCPSRSSSSLSFHSTPPPLPLLQQSPATLPLALPGAPAPLPPQPQNGLGRAPGAAGLGAMPMAEGLLGGLAGSGALPLNGLLGGLNGAAAPNPAGLSQAGGAPALQLPGCLNSLTGCRI, encoded by the exons CTTGCTATGGCATCGTCCAGGTGCCAACGGGACCCTGGTTCTGCCGGAAATGTGAATCTCAGGAGCGAGCAGCCAGGGTG AGGTGTGAGTTGTGCCCACACAAAGACGGGGCATTGAAGAGGACTGATAATGGAG GCTGGGCCCACGTGGTGTGTGCCCTCTACATCCCGGAGGTGCAGTTCGCCAATGTGCTCACCATGGAGCCCATCGTGCTGCAGTACGTGCCTCATGACCGCTTCAACAAG ACATGCTACATCTGTGAGGAGCAGGGCCGAGAGAGCAAGGCGGCCTCGGGAGCCTGCATGACCTGTAACCGCCACGGATGTCGGCAAGCTTTCCATGTCACCTG CGCCCAAATGGCAGGCCTGCTGTGTGAGGAGGAAGTGCTGGAGGTGGACAACGTCAAGTACTGTGGCTATTGCAAATACCATTTCAGCAAAATG aAGACATCCCGGCATACCGGCGGGGGAGGCggaggaacaggaggaggagggggcacagGGGGCGGTGGCAGTGGCTTTATTGCTGGCCGGAGAAGCCGGTCAGCCTCTCCATCCACTCAGCAGGAAAAGCACCCTTCCCACCATGAAAGGGGCCAGAAGAAG AGTCGAAAGGACAAAGAACGCCTTAAACAGAAGCACAAGAAGCGGCCTGAGTCACCCCCCAGCATCCTTGCCCCGCCTGTGGTCCCCACTGCTGACAAG gTCCCCTCCTCAGCTTCCTCGTCCTCCCACCATGAGGCCAGCACTCAGGAGACCTCTGAGAGCAGCAGGGACTCAAAGGGGAAAAAGTCTTCCAGCCATAGCCTGAGTCACAAGGGGAAGAAACTGAGCAGTGGGAAAGGTGTGAGCAGTTTCACctcggcctcctcctcctcctcctcctcctcctcctcctcttcctcctcctctggggggCCCTTCCAGCCTGCAG TCTCGTCCCTGCAGAGCTCCCCTGACTTCTCGACGTTTCCCAAGCTGGAGCAGCCAGAGGAGGACAAGTACTCCAAGCCTGCAGCCCCTACCCCTTCAGcacccccctctccctcagcccccgaGCCCCCCAAGGCTGATCTCTTTGAGCAGAAGGTGGTCTTCTCTGGCTTCGGGCCCATCATGCGCttctccaccaccacctccagcTCAGGCCGCACCCGGGCCCCATCCCCTGGAGACTACAAGTCTCCCCATGTCTCCGGGTCCGGGGCCTCAGCAGGCACCCACAAGCGGATGCCCACACTGAGTGCCGCCCCCGTGCCTGCTGAGGACACCCCTGAGACAGGCCTGAAGGAGAAGAAGCACAAGGCTAGCAAGAGGAGCCGACATGGACCAGGTCGTCCCAAGGGCAGCCGGAACAAGGAGGGGACTGGGGGCccagctgccccctccctgcccaatACCCAGCTGGCTGGCTTTACGGCCACTGCTGCCTCACCCTTCTCTGGAGGTTCCCTGGTCAGCTCTGGCCTGGGGGGTCTGGCCTCCCGCACCTTTGGgccttcaggaagccttcccagccTGAGCCTGGAGTCCCCCCTGCTAGGGGCAG GCATCTACACCAGTAATAAGGACCCCATCTCCCATGGTGGCAGTAGTGGAATGCTGCGTGCTGTCTGCAGCACCCCCCTCTCTTCCAGCCTGCTGGGGCCCCCAGGGACCTCGGCCCTGCCCCGCCTCAGCCGTTCCCCATTCACCagcaccctcccctcctcctctgcttctaTCTCCACCACTCAG GTGTTTTCTCTGGCTGGCTCTACCTTTAGCCTCCCTTCTACCCACATCTTTGGAACCCCCATGGGTGCCGTTAACCCCCTCCTCACCCAGGCCGAGAGCAGCCACACAG AGCCAGACCTGGAGGACTGCAGCTTCCGGTGTCGGGGGACCTCCCCCCAGGAGAGTCTGTCTTCCAT GTCCCCCATCAGCAGCCTCCCCGCACTCTTTGACCAGACAGCTTCTGCACCCTGTGGGGGTGGCCAGTTAGACCCAGCGGCCCCCGGAACGACTAATATGGAGCAGCTGTTGGAGAAGCAGGGCGACGGCGAGGCCGGTGTCAACA TCGTGGAGATGCTGAAGGCCCTGCACGCGCTGCAGAAGGAAAACCAGCGGCTTCAGGAACAGATCCTGAGCCTGACAGCCAAGAAGGAGCGGCTGCAGATTCTCAACGTGCAGCTTTCTGTGCCCTTCCCCGCCCTCCCTGCCGCCCTGCCTGCAGCCAACGGCCCAGTCCCTGGGCCCTATGGCCTGCCTCCCCAAG CCGGCAGCAGCGATTCCTTAAGCACCAGCAAGAGCCCCCCGGGGAAGAACAGTCTTGGCCTGGACAACTCTCTGTCCACGTCTTCCGAG gaccCACACTCAGGCTGCCCCAGCCGCAGCAGCTCGTCGCTGTCCTTCCACAGCACGCCCCCACCGCTGCCCCTGCTCCAGCAGAGCCCTGCCActctgcccctggccctgcctgggGCCCCTGCCCCGCTCCCGCCCCAGCCACAGAACGGGCTGGGCCGGGCACCGGGGGCGGCGGGGCTGGGGGCCATGCCTATGGCTGAGGGGCTGTTGGGGGGGCTGGCGGGCAGCGGGGCCCTGCCCCTCAATGGGCTCCTGGGGGGGTTGAATGGGGCTGCCGCCCCCAACCCTGCAGGCTTGAGCCAGGCTGGCGGGGCCCCCGCACTGCAGCTGCCGGGTTGTCTGAACAG TCTTACAGGGTGTAGAATCTAG
- the MLLT6 gene encoding protein AF-17 isoform X4: protein MKEMVGGCCVCSDERGWAENPLVYCDGHACSVAVHQACYGIVQVPTGPWFCRKCESQERAARVRCELCPHKDGALKRTDNGGWAHVVCALYIPEVQFANVLTMEPIVLQYVPHDRFNKTCYICEEQGRESKAASGACMTCNRHGCRQAFHVTCAQMAGLLCEEEVLEVDNVKYCGYCKYHFSKMKTSRHTGGGGGGTGGGGGTGGGGSGFIAGRRSRSASPSTQQEKHPSHHERGQKKSRKDKERLKQKHKKRPESPPSILAPPVVPTADKVPSSASSSSHHEASTQETSESSRDSKGKKSSSHSLSHKGKKLSSGKGVSSFTSASSSSSSSSSSSSSSSGGPFQPAVSSLQSSPDFSTFPKLEQPEEDKYSKPAAPTPSAPPSPSAPEPPKADLFEQKVVFSGFGPIMRFSTTTSSSGRTRAPSPGDYKSPHVSGSGASAGTHKRMPTLSAAPVPAEDTPETGLKEKKHKASKRSRHGPGRPKGSRNKEGTGGPAAPSLPNTQLAGFTATAASPFSGGSLVSSGLGGLASRTFGPSGSLPSLSLESPLLGAGIYTSNKDPISHGGSSGMLRAVCSTPLSSSLLGPPGTSALPRLSRSPFTSTLPSSSASISTTQVFSLAGSTFSLPSTHIFGTPMGAVNPLLTQAESSHTEPDLEDCSFRCRGTSPQESLSSMSPISSLPALFDQTASAPCGGGQLDPAAPGTTNMEQLLEKQGDGEAGVNIVEMLKALHALQKENQRLQEQILSLTAKKERLQILNVQLSVPFPALPAALPAANGPVPGPYGLPPQAGSSDSLSTSKSPPGKNSLGLDNSLSTSSEPHGAAEASPAAARAAAPAAPAAPGLPAADSGTPDRCLPDDPADPAEAGAAEAADGRGLPAAHGQPAGRKLHPAAVRGYPWPAARSIRPPAAACRGPGGSLTGQYESHGRSGGCCSSSSSRRTSSPHGPDQPLPQPGGGGRQWPQRRDR from the exons CTTGCTATGGCATCGTCCAGGTGCCAACGGGACCCTGGTTCTGCCGGAAATGTGAATCTCAGGAGCGAGCAGCCAGGGTG AGGTGTGAGTTGTGCCCACACAAAGACGGGGCATTGAAGAGGACTGATAATGGAG GCTGGGCCCACGTGGTGTGTGCCCTCTACATCCCGGAGGTGCAGTTCGCCAATGTGCTCACCATGGAGCCCATCGTGCTGCAGTACGTGCCTCATGACCGCTTCAACAAG ACATGCTACATCTGTGAGGAGCAGGGCCGAGAGAGCAAGGCGGCCTCGGGAGCCTGCATGACCTGTAACCGCCACGGATGTCGGCAAGCTTTCCATGTCACCTG CGCCCAAATGGCAGGCCTGCTGTGTGAGGAGGAAGTGCTGGAGGTGGACAACGTCAAGTACTGTGGCTATTGCAAATACCATTTCAGCAAAATG aAGACATCCCGGCATACCGGCGGGGGAGGCggaggaacaggaggaggagggggcacagGGGGCGGTGGCAGTGGCTTTATTGCTGGCCGGAGAAGCCGGTCAGCCTCTCCATCCACTCAGCAGGAAAAGCACCCTTCCCACCATGAAAGGGGCCAGAAGAAG AGTCGAAAGGACAAAGAACGCCTTAAACAGAAGCACAAGAAGCGGCCTGAGTCACCCCCCAGCATCCTTGCCCCGCCTGTGGTCCCCACTGCTGACAAG gTCCCCTCCTCAGCTTCCTCGTCCTCCCACCATGAGGCCAGCACTCAGGAGACCTCTGAGAGCAGCAGGGACTCAAAGGGGAAAAAGTCTTCCAGCCATAGCCTGAGTCACAAGGGGAAGAAACTGAGCAGTGGGAAAGGTGTGAGCAGTTTCACctcggcctcctcctcctcctcctcctcctcctcctcctcttcctcctcctctggggggCCCTTCCAGCCTGCAG TCTCGTCCCTGCAGAGCTCCCCTGACTTCTCGACGTTTCCCAAGCTGGAGCAGCCAGAGGAGGACAAGTACTCCAAGCCTGCAGCCCCTACCCCTTCAGcacccccctctccctcagcccccgaGCCCCCCAAGGCTGATCTCTTTGAGCAGAAGGTGGTCTTCTCTGGCTTCGGGCCCATCATGCGCttctccaccaccacctccagcTCAGGCCGCACCCGGGCCCCATCCCCTGGAGACTACAAGTCTCCCCATGTCTCCGGGTCCGGGGCCTCAGCAGGCACCCACAAGCGGATGCCCACACTGAGTGCCGCCCCCGTGCCTGCTGAGGACACCCCTGAGACAGGCCTGAAGGAGAAGAAGCACAAGGCTAGCAAGAGGAGCCGACATGGACCAGGTCGTCCCAAGGGCAGCCGGAACAAGGAGGGGACTGGGGGCccagctgccccctccctgcccaatACCCAGCTGGCTGGCTTTACGGCCACTGCTGCCTCACCCTTCTCTGGAGGTTCCCTGGTCAGCTCTGGCCTGGGGGGTCTGGCCTCCCGCACCTTTGGgccttcaggaagccttcccagccTGAGCCTGGAGTCCCCCCTGCTAGGGGCAG GCATCTACACCAGTAATAAGGACCCCATCTCCCATGGTGGCAGTAGTGGAATGCTGCGTGCTGTCTGCAGCACCCCCCTCTCTTCCAGCCTGCTGGGGCCCCCAGGGACCTCGGCCCTGCCCCGCCTCAGCCGTTCCCCATTCACCagcaccctcccctcctcctctgcttctaTCTCCACCACTCAG GTGTTTTCTCTGGCTGGCTCTACCTTTAGCCTCCCTTCTACCCACATCTTTGGAACCCCCATGGGTGCCGTTAACCCCCTCCTCACCCAGGCCGAGAGCAGCCACACAG AGCCAGACCTGGAGGACTGCAGCTTCCGGTGTCGGGGGACCTCCCCCCAGGAGAGTCTGTCTTCCAT GTCCCCCATCAGCAGCCTCCCCGCACTCTTTGACCAGACAGCTTCTGCACCCTGTGGGGGTGGCCAGTTAGACCCAGCGGCCCCCGGAACGACTAATATGGAGCAGCTGTTGGAGAAGCAGGGCGACGGCGAGGCCGGTGTCAACA TCGTGGAGATGCTGAAGGCCCTGCACGCGCTGCAGAAGGAAAACCAGCGGCTTCAGGAACAGATCCTGAGCCTGACAGCCAAGAAGGAGCGGCTGCAGATTCTCAACGTGCAGCTTTCTGTGCCCTTCCCCGCCCTCCCTGCCGCCCTGCCTGCAGCCAACGGCCCAGTCCCTGGGCCCTATGGCCTGCCTCCCCAAG CCGGCAGCAGCGATTCCTTAAGCACCAGCAAGAGCCCCCCGGGGAAGAACAGTCTTGGCCTGGACAACTCTCTGTCCACGTCTTCCGAG CCTCACGGAGCAGCAGAGGCATCTCCTGCAGCAGCAAGAGCAGCAGctccagcagctccagcagcTCCTGGCCTCCCCGCAGCTGACTCCG GAACACCAGACCGTTGTCTACCAGATGATCCAGCAGATCCAGCAGAAGCGGGAGCTGCAGAGGCTGCAGATGGCCGGGGGCTCCCAGCTGCCCATGGCCAGCCTGCTGGCAGGAAGCTCCACCCCGCTGCTGTCCGCGGGTACCCCTGGCCTGCTGCCCGCAGCATCCGCCCCCCCGCTGCTGCCTGCCGGGGCCCTGGTGGCTCCCTCACTGGGCAATACGAGTCTCATGGCCGCAGCGGCGGCTGCtgcagcagtagcagcagcaggcGGACCTCCAGTCCTCACGGCCCAGACCAACCCCTTCCTCAGCCTGGCGGGGGCGGACGGCAGTGGCCCCAAAGGAGGG aCCGCTGA